A genomic region of Eucalyptus grandis isolate ANBG69807.140 chromosome 5, ASM1654582v1, whole genome shotgun sequence contains the following coding sequences:
- the LOC104447076 gene encoding cysteine-rich receptor-like protein kinase 29, with product MDPPNLLFLLLLMFASTINAQFPVPHYGSTGNFTANSTYQTTLTTLISSISTTSSSSLSYGFFNASAAISGASQTLYLFGLCRSDLDTKTCLACLDVLASDMRRLCPLQKEALLYSGNCIIRYSDARTGDDVSSVDTYNAARRKLLNGLSAEAARGGSLRKYASGNESAGPDMIYALVQCTPDLTEQQCSDCLAVVTYEIRYCCLRYSGGRYMVPSCLILYGTNNRFFDPVGGPLPPPLPPPSHGKDAMPPPPVGKSNSTRTGIIVVITSISALLVISIVIMFLNVKRKKQPRESVEETGGVGEQRSTPHAANSEGLRQSPTDPEEFQASQLPEEEHDTSTPNLQDYTEAPSSAFTPSEKANASTQTDNFADFRRIMDVLLEMRGQIYALDCEVVHEISMVESLQFDFSIIGAATDNFSTPGSLDKAVLVLSTW from the exons atggatcCTCCAAATCTcctcttcttgcttcttctcatGTTTGCTTCCACCATAAACGCCCAATTCCCGGTGCCCCACTATGGTTCGACCGGCAACTTCACTGCCAACAGCACCTATCAAACCACCCTCACCACCctcatctcctccatctccaccaccagcTCCTCGTCCCTCTCCTACGGCTTCTTCAATGCCTCTGCTGCCATCTCCGGCGCCTCCCAAACCCTCTATCTCTTTGGCCTCTGCCGCAGTGACTTAGACACCAAAACCTGCCTCGCCTGCCTCGATGTCTTGGCCTCTGACATGCGCCGCCTCTGCCCCCTACAAAAGGAGGCACTCCTCTACAGCGGGAACTGCATCATTCGGTACTCGGACGCTC GCACCGGTGACGATGTCTCGAGCGTAGACACATACAACGCAGCAAGAAGGAAGCTCCTGAACGGTCTGTCGGCTGAGGCGGCACGTGGTGGCTCATTGAGAAAGTACGCATCAGGGAACGAATCAGCGGGGCCTGACATGATCTATGCGTTGGTGCAGTGCACACCAGACTTGACGGAGCAGCAATGCAGCGACTGCTTGGCTGTAGTCACCTATGAGATCAGGTACTGCTGTCTCAGGTACTCAGGAGGACGGTACATGGTGCCAAGTTGCCTGATCCTGTACGGGACCAATAATCGGTTCTTCGATCCAGTCGGTGGGCCACTTCCGCCGCCTCTGCCACCACCATCGCATGGGAAAGATGCAATGCCTCCACCACCAG TTGGAAAGAGCAATTCGACGAGGACTGGGATCATTGTGGTCATCACAAGTATTTCTGCACTACTTGTCATcagcattgtcatcatgttcctgaatgtgaaaaggaagaagcaGCCTAGAGAAAGTGTTGAAG agacagggggagttggcgagcaaaGGTCCACACCTCATGCTGCCAATAGTGAAGGTCTAAGACAATCTCCAACAGACCCAGAAGAgtttcaggcttctcaattgcctgaagaagaACACgatacgtcaacaccaaatctgcaagactatacagAAGCGCCATCGTCTGCATTCACTCCATCGGagaaagcaaatgcaagtaCTCAGACGGACAATTTtgcagattttcgtcgtattATGGatgttcttctggaaatgcgtgGCCAAATCTATGCTCTGGACT GTGAAGTTGTGCATGAAATTAGCATGGTTGAGTCACTGCAATTTGATTTCAGCATTATCGGAGCGGCAACGGATAACTTCTCGACTCCGGGAAGCTTGGACAAGGCGGTTTTGGTGCTGTCTACATGGTAA